ACATGCCTTGCCCCGGGGCGTCCCTTCAGGCGAGAGGAGAGTCGTACCTCGCAAGGGTTTGGCGCCCTTTTTTTTCAGTAGGAGCTGGCTCAATCCACTCAATCATCACCACAATGAATCGGTCCGGGCGGATTGATTCAAAGAAGTCGTTGGACGGGTCCTTCGAAGGGCGCGAGACTTCGGTCATGGAAATCAAGGATACGAGTACAGTTCATCTTCGCCGAATTGATCCGTCGCAGAACATGCGGCGCTTCTATGGGCTCGCGATCCAGCCGACGCTCTTCGGTGGTGCGTCGGTCATCCGCCACTGGGGCCGGATAGGCACGAGCGGCCAGTCGAAGATCGAGACCTTCGACAGCGAGCAGGATGCCGCAAGGGCGGCAACGCGGCTCCAAAAAGCAAAACGTCGCAGGGGATATCGTGATGATGGCACGGCCTGAAGGCTCGTGACACGGCGGAAATCGTCGATTTCCGGTGGATTCAGGACGGCGGAGCATTCTTCCCCCTACCATCGACCCGGCCCGGTTGCGATACCAGAAGGATCATCAATCGGACAAGGAGATTCAATCATGACGACAGCAACCGAGATCGCGGACAAGATCGCCGGCGAGCAGAACCTGACGAAGGCGCAGGCAAAAGCGATCGTCGACAGCGTGTTCCGGCAGATCACCGAAGCGGCGAAAAACGGAGCGGAGACGAACGTGCCCGGCTTTGGCAAATTCAAGGTGAAGGAGACGCCGGCACGTGAAGGCCGCAATCCGGCCACGGGGGAGACGATCAAGATCGCGGCATCCAGAAAACTGACCTTCGCCTCAGCGAAGGCCGTAAAGGACGCGCTTAACGGCTGACGTCGAGAAACGCGTCTGAAGCGCGATGCCGCCTTTGAAGGGCGGCTCGTTCCTGAAGGAGGCAGTCTATGCGGCCGTGTGCTGATCGATCGCCATTGGTCATCTCGTGATATAGTGAAAGACGCGGCCGGCCTTGATGGCTGATCGTATGGATCAAGGAGGGCGGGATGCGACGGCCGGAGGCGGCGGGTGGGGGGCCGATTCCTGCCGCGGTCCGGTAGCACTTACAACGCTCTCGACCTGCGCGTATCTTATCTCTGTCGATCATAAGCAGCTTACTGGTTGAAGACTTGGGAGAAAAGACGTATATACAAAACGGTATATACAGAAAGGAGCGAACACCATGCCCCATGTCGCCCGCGTATTTCAGTCCGGCAACTCTCAGGCAGTTCGGCTGCCGAAAGAATTTCGTTTCGACGTCGATAGTGTGGAAATAACCCAGGAGGGCGATGCACTTATTTTGCGCCCGCACATTGAGCGTGGTGAGGCATGGTCGTCCCTGAAAGCTGCGATGGCGCGCAGCGTAAGCGACGATTTTATGAAAGAGGGGCGCGATCAGCCAAAACCACAGGACCGGCCAGCGATTGATACGGTGTTTCCGTGATCTCGCATCTTCTCGACACGAATGCCGTCATTGCATTGATTGGCCGCCGATCGGACAAGTTAGCCAATCGCGTCCTTCAGAACGCTGAAGGAACGATCGGCCTGCCATCGATCGTCGCACATGAATTATATTTTGGAGCCCAGAAGAGCGCGAAGGTCCAGCACAATCTGGAAACATTGCGCTTGTTGTTTTCGGATTTTCCGATCCTCGACTTCGATCAACGCGACGCTTTTGTCGCGGGGGAAATCCGGGCGGCCCTCGCCGTAAAGGGAACGCCTATTGGTCCCTACGACGTATTGATAGCAGGTCAGGCCAAGGCTCGGGGTCTCATGCTCGTCACCAACAATCTCGGCGAGTTCAGTCGGGTAGATGGATTGCGCGTTGAAGACTGGTCGACAGAATAATCGACGAAGAGAGGAGCGTCGCTGGTCAGACGATGAAACAGAGTTTGGCATGGCACCCTGGTCGATTGCAATATCCTGAGCGAACTGTTGTATCCGTCAGTGGAACATCATCCATGCCCGGCGTTGCCATGTCCATTCTCCGTGGCATGGTGATCAGCGTCTCTTTCCGACAACCGCGACCCGCCGCAAGAACACTCGTCCTTTCCCGCCGCCGCATCTGCCGTAAGCAACGCCTTCGATCAGGCTGCTTAAATTTGCCTTCTTGCTGGCAGCGGCCTTCCG
This sequence is a window from Agrobacterium tumefaciens. Protein-coding genes within it:
- a CDS encoding WGR domain-containing protein; protein product: MEIKDTSTVHLRRIDPSQNMRRFYGLAIQPTLFGGASVIRHWGRIGTSGQSKIETFDSEQDAARAATRLQKAKRRRGYRDDGTA
- a CDS encoding HU family DNA-binding protein, giving the protein MTTATEIADKIAGEQNLTKAQAKAIVDSVFRQITEAAKNGAETNVPGFGKFKVKETPAREGRNPATGETIKIAASRKLTFASAKAVKDALNG
- a CDS encoding type II toxin-antitoxin system VapC family toxin, whose product is MISHLLDTNAVIALIGRRSDKLANRVLQNAEGTIGLPSIVAHELYFGAQKSAKVQHNLETLRLLFSDFPILDFDQRDAFVAGEIRAALAVKGTPIGPYDVLIAGQAKARGLMLVTNNLGEFSRVDGLRVEDWSTE
- a CDS encoding antitoxin, which produces MPHVARVFQSGNSQAVRLPKEFRFDVDSVEITQEGDALILRPHIERGEAWSSLKAAMARSVSDDFMKEGRDQPKPQDRPAIDTVFP